Below is a window of Nitrospira sp. DNA.
AGAAACCCTACCGACCGGACGTCCAAGACGATAGACTCCCTTTTTCAAGGGTTTAAAAAGAGCCGGTCAGTCCGACGATGACACCGTGGCGGAGAGTTTGAAGCTCAGTGAGAGGAGCGGTCACCGGCTCGCTCCCGATGGGATAACCTTCCCATCTGCCATAATAGGTCCTGTTCCACATGACGCGATACCCACCTGTGAGCGAAAGCCGACGGGTCAGCTTGATACTTATTGAGGGCTCGGCACTCGCACCTAATCCGAGGCCCCACATCGAAAAGCTCGGGTCCTGCTGCAAATCCCTTCGTTGATAATGGATATCCTCGTTGAAGACGATGCTGACCGGCGAAAATGTGAACCTGAAATTTGCGGTGACTCGCTGCATGACTCGATACTCAAGTTGTCCCCCAACATGGAGCGGCGTAATCCACTGGGTCGTATTCTTGATCGCAGGAAAGCTGGACGTAGGGGGATTGCAACCAATGACCGACGAATCGCAAACAATTCGACTAAACCCGGTTGCCTCGTACGTCGTGCTCCAATACTGAAACCCTGCCAGTACATCGAAATGTCCGCGGCCGTCTGGAAATTCGACTGCGCGGTACCCCGCATTCGCCTGAACATACCAGGTTCCCTTCCCGGTGATGTCGCTGCTTGTGCGCGAGAACAACCGCTGTCCTGCGAGATAATCATCATCGATCAACGAGCCGCGATCAAAGTCCACGGAAAAGGCGAACTCTCCCTGTAACGACAATCGTCGAGTCACATGCACGTTCGCTCCAAGCCCGACAAGCTGGGTATCGTTGTCTTTGTAAGTCAGCTGAGAGGTAGGGTCACCGAGTCGAGGGTCGAGCCCAGATGCATTTTGACTCCATTGTGTTTCGCCCGCCGTAAACAGCCAGGGTCTTATGGACAATTCCAGGCGCGGCCGTACTTGAGGGTTCGGGTCTAGCCCCCAGCTCGGAGGGGGCGAAGCAATCAGCAACAGAAGAACCATAGATGAACAGGCCGTAGCATGTACCCGCCGTACTTCCATCAACACACTATCTCTCCACAATGAATGACGATCTGTATAATCGATCTCCAGCCTTATATGCTGAAACAATTTGTTGCTGCGACCATATGAATCCTACGGGAGCCGATGCAGCATAGATAGGTTTTTTTCAATCTCTCGCAGGCGAGATGTGTCGCGGAGACGCACCGGATCGTTCAGCACCGGATGTCATGACATAACCACGAGTGGCCAACTTGACCTGTATAGGATCGAACCTCGATTCCAGGCGCGACACTCAACTCGAAGAGTTTCATGCCAGAGCGCACTACAGATTTTCGCTTCGTCAATTCCCTAGTCTCTGGGATCAGGCAATAAGAAACTCTGAGTAACCATTCTGGATTTTCTTGTCCCTTCCCAGTCTTTATGAAGGTTGCACCCTTCACCTTCTACAGTTTGGAACATCGATTACCTTCTCTAACAGGCTGCGGAAAAACTCGATTTGTGTGCTTCGACAAGCTCAGCACAAACGAAAAACCTGAGTATATTCAATGACCACTCGGTTCGTCCTGAGGCTCTCGAAGAATAAATGGAGGGTTTTTCCGCAGCCTGCTAAGTCTCTAAAAATCCGTTTCGCTCATTAGCCTTCCCTCGGCATTACTCTTGCTGACAGTTTTTTCACAGAAAGACGAGCATTGTGGTGATTCTCTCTGTCCCCCGCTGATCACCAGTGTGGGCATCTTAACACCATTACTTGCTTGTACCTATTCACCTACTAGGAGTGATTCTTATGTTGCTGCTCAGACCTTTGGCTGGCTCTGTCTCTTGGCAATCGAACATCTCGATGGTCCTCACGACACTTCTGGTTCTCCTCCTTATGTCAGTGGCTGGTTGTGCAGATGATGGAGGAAGAGGGCCGATGGTTTCTAGCCTTTCTACGCCAACGGACGCTACAGCAGAATCGGATTCTGATCAAGCTCATCATTCCGCACTGGCAGATTCTGACGGAGAAGAAGACCCTACGATCACTATGACCTCGTCTCCAACGGGAGTGACCGCGCATGTGACTTGGGTTCCCCCCCCAAATATGAACGTGGCTGGTTACAATATTTATTACCGACAGCAACCATCGGTAGAACCAAGTTCAGAGGAATCCGCTTCAGAAGAGTCCAGTTCAGAAGCATCTGTTTCAGAAGAGCCCAGTTTAGAAGAACAAAGCTCATGTTCTTCCGGGGAAAGCCAGACCGTCGAGGCTCCGGCCGCAACGATTACCGGACTGGAACCCAACACTCGATATTCTTTCGCTATTCGTGCGTTCAACGAGTCGGAGAGTCTCTGCTCGAATGAGATCACGGCGATGACGCCTTCAGCTCAATCTTAAAAGTACACATCTCTTGTGTGAAGGAGACTACCTGATCCAGCCTCCTTCTCCAGCGACAAAAGGGGTTGAGGCATGCGAGAAACTGAACTTTTTCACGCCACATCGTACACAGCATCCTGTAATGCATCATTCCGTTGCAGCGGGTTGGTGATCCATTAAACCATCTCAACTGAATCGACTGCGACTTATACAGGGCTGTTACAGACGAACATCCGTAGTGAAACGTCCATCATCGAAGAAAGGCCACATGACACTGATGCAACACTCCTTAATAATGGCGCACATTAAACAAACGGCTCGGTCTCATCGTACGGCTTCGGCCACACGCTGGTTCTGGCACGTAATCGGCATCACGGCATTCCTTTGCCTGGGGCTCTCTTCTGAGTGCTTGGCGTCCCACACTGTTCGTCCGAGCTCGCTGACCTACTATGCTGTGCAGGGTGCGACAAACCCACCGAAGCAGACACTAATCTTCACCAAAACCCCTACTTACAAGGCTACGCTCACGGCCTCAGACAATGCTACGTGGCTGACAGTGTCACCCACCAGCCAATCTGAGACCACACGTGCGACTCTCGCGGTTGCCGTCAGTATCAGCGGGCGTGCAGCGGGGACATACAGAGCAACCATCACGGTCAAGGAGGGCACCTGGTTCACTCAAAGTGTCCCTGTGACGTTGATTGTCTCGCCCGCCACCTCCTCACCCCCTTCGTCACCCCCACCTGCGACGTCTACAGCCACCCTCACGTGGAACACGAGCACCGGCACTTCGGTCAACGGCTATAAAGTGTACGTCGGAGAAGCGCCCCACCGCTATACACGAACCATTAATGTCGGTAACGCCACAACATCGACCGTGAACAGTTTGACCGTCGGCAGGATGTACTATTTCGCCGTCACGGCGTACAATAGTGCCGGCGAGAGTGCCCCATCTAACGAGGTCAGCAAGACGATTCAACCTATAAACGGCAGTTGAGGTACTGGTAAACGAGCGATCGCCGCATTATCCAACCATTTGATGCCATTAACGAATTCACCCTATTGGTGAACTGCGGAGCAGTTGAAAAACCACTCAATTCCGTACCCTATGCGTGAACGTGAGCATCCACTGCCGTTTTTAGGTTCAATGATCCCACGAAGTACTTCCCTGCAATCCGAGCCACGTGACTCGATTTTAGGGAACCACCATACAGACTGCTCGTAAAAAACGAAGGGCCACCCTCTTTCTTGGAGGATGGCCCTTCTACTGCGGTTTCTTGTTCCTTTTTGATCTTTTTAAAGGTTGATGCCTTCGCATTCCACACTTTCGAGTTCCGACTACCCTCTCTAAGTCTTTAAACATCCGTCTGGTTCATCAGTCTTCTCCTGGCATTACTCTTGCTGACCGTAATATTTTATTAGGAAGACGATGTTTATGGCGATTCCCTCTGTCTTT
It encodes the following:
- a CDS encoding omptin family outer membrane protease, whose product is MEVRRVHATACSSMVLLLLIASPPPSWGLDPNPQVRPRLELSIRPWLFTAGETQWSQNASGLDPRLGDPTSQLTYKDNDTQLVGLGANVHVTRRLSLQGEFAFSVDFDRGSLIDDDYLAGQRLFSRTSSDITGKGTWYVQANAGYRAVEFPDGRGHFDVLAGFQYWSTTYEATGFSRIVCDSSVIGCNPPTSSFPAIKNTTQWITPLHVGGQLEYRVMQRVTANFRFTFSPVSIVFNEDIHYQRRDLQQDPSFSMWGLGLGASAEPSISIKLTRRLSLTGGYRVMWNRTYYGRWEGYPIGSEPVTAPLTELQTLRHGVIVGLTGSF
- a CDS encoding fibronectin type III domain-containing protein — its product is MLLLRPLAGSVSWQSNISMVLTTLLVLLLMSVAGCADDGGRGPMVSSLSTPTDATAESDSDQAHHSALADSDGEEDPTITMTSSPTGVTAHVTWVPPPNMNVAGYNIYYRQQPSVEPSSEESASEESSSEASVSEEPSLEEQSSCSSGESQTVEAPAATITGLEPNTRYSFAIRAFNESESLCSNEITAMTPSAQS
- a CDS encoding fibronectin type III domain-containing protein, whose product is MSPTSQSETTRATLAVAVSISGRAAGTYRATITVKEGTWFTQSVPVTLIVSPATSSPPSSPPPATSTATLTWNTSTGTSVNGYKVYVGEAPHRYTRTINVGNATTSTVNSLTVGRMYYFAVTAYNSAGESAPSNEVSKTIQPINGS